The nucleotide window AAATGCCGAGAGAGATAATTGTTCTGGCTTGCGGTCAATGCAAGAGAAGAAATTACACGACGAAGAAAAACAAAAAGAAACACACAGGCAGGGTAGAGTTCAAGAAATTCTGCTCTTTTTGCAACAAAAGAGTCGGACACAAAGAAACAAAATAATAGGCCTGTAGCTCTAATTGGTAGAGCGTCGGACTCCAAATCCGGTGGTTGCAGGTTCGAATCCTGCCAGGCCTGAAAATTAACTTTTTGTCGGAAGGAAACCTAATGAAGGCTGTTTTGCAAATATTCAAAAAGATGAAAAATTTTCTTTTTGAATCCAAACAGGAGCTGGGCAGAGTATCTTGGCCCTCAAAACAGGAACTTTGGGATTCGACGATGGTCGTAATTTTCGTGTCGATAATGCTCGCGGTGTTCGTAGGGATTTTCGATAGAATTTTCACGACTCTCGTAAGTTTGATTGTAAGGTAGAAATGGATCACGAAGAAACCTCTGAAGATTTAAAACAAGACGGTTCCGAAAACGCGGCGGAAAAACCTGTCGAAGACCTCGTGGAAGATGCCGAGGCTAAATGGTTCACCATACACGTCTATTCGGGTTCCGAAAAAAAAGTTGAAAAAATGATACTGGAAATGGTTAAGGAAAATGCTGAAATAGGTAAAAACATTCACGAAGTTTACACACCGATAAAGAAGAGTTCAAAAGTTATAAGAAGCAGTAAATCCGTGAAAAGAGTCGTGAAGCCGAAAAACCTTTATCCCGGTTATATTTTTATCAGGATGAGACCGGAAAAAGAGGTGATCAGCATGATTTCTGATCTACCCAATGTCATCAGTTTTCTCGGAGGCAAGAATCCTATACCACTCAAAGGCCTCGAAGAGGGTGAACTCAAGCAGCTGAGGGAAGAAGGCGACAAAATCGTTAAACTCACTGCTCCATTTGCCGTAAACGACAGTGTGAAGATAGTAAGCGGTCCGTTTTCGGATTTTATCGGAGTCGTGGAAAACGTGAACGAAGAAAAACAGAGATTAAAAGTTGTTGTCACTATATTCGGAAGATCTACACCGGTTGAAGTTGATTTCATAGACGCTCAACCAGTTTAAAAAAGGGGACCTCGATGGCAAAGGCTAAGAAAAAACAAATACAGGCAGTAATCAAGCTGCAGATACCTGCTGGTCAAGCGACTCCGGCTCCTCCTTTGGGACCGGCTTTGGGTCAGGCCGGCGTCAATATTCCCGAATTCATAAAGACTTTTAACGCGAGAACCGGCGGACAGGATCCGCTGCCTTTACCCACCGTGATTACGGTTTACAAAGACAAAACTTTTTCTTTTGAAGTCAAATCACCTCCGGTGGCGGTTCTTTTGAAAAAAAGCGTTAAAATTGCAAAAGGTTCCGGAGAACCAAACAAAATAAAAGTGGCCACAGTATCGGCTAAAGATGTCAGAGCCATAGCTGAAAAAAAACATCAGGACATGACAGCGGGATCAGTTGAAAAAGCCATGAGCATGGTCAGGGGAACCGCGAGAAGCATGGGAATATTAGTGGAAGAAGGATGAAATGAAACACGGAAAAAGATACGACAATCTCAAAAAAGACCATTCCTCGAAAGAAGATTTTTCTCTCAAGGAAGGGGTTGAGAAAGCAAAAAGCATGGCTAACGCCAAATTCGACGAAACTCTCGAAGTTTCCGTGAAACTCGGCATAGATCCGAGAAAATCGGATCAGCTGGTCAGGGGAAGCGTCGTTCTTCCGCACGGCACCGGAAAAAAAGTCAAAGTTCTCGTTTTCGCCGGAACCGAAAAAGCACAGGAAGCCAAAGATGCAGGCGCCGATTATGTAGGCGCGGATGAATATATTGAAAAAATCCAGAAAGAGAACTGGCTTGATTTTAACGCTGTCGTCGCAGTACCGCAGATGATGGGAAAAGTCGGCATGCTTGGAAAGATCCTCGGGCCGAGAGGACTAATGCCCAATCCTAAACTCGGCACAGTCACGATGAATGTCAAAGAAGTCGTCGAAGAGATAAAAAAAGGAAGGATCGAGTTTAAAAACGACAAGTCCGGAAACATTAACGTACCCGTGGGAAAGACATCATTTTCAGCAGAAAATCTTTTCGAAAACGTCAGTGAGTTTTTCAGGGAACTTATAAAGAGTAAACCGTCTTCGGTCAAGGGTACCTACATCAAATCGGTTTATCTCAGTCCAACAATGGGTCCGAGCGTTAAAATAAATGCGGCTGATTTGATTCAGCCCCAGCGCTGATACTGGTACAAGCAAGGAGTGGAAAATGGCAACAAAGGAAAAAATAAGCCAGGTCCAGGACCTGACAAAGAGCATAAAAGAGGCTAAAGCTATATATATCAGCGATTATAAAGGGATGACCGTCGCTCAAATGACCTCGTTCCGGAAAAAAGTCAGAGATGCCGGGTTGAGTTTCAAGGTCGTCAAGAACACAATGACAAAAATCGCCCTTAACAACAGCGGATATTCCGGCATGGATGATCTCCTTACCGGACCAACTGCTGTGGCGTTCAGTTATAAGGATCCGGTAATGCCGGCAAAGATAATCAAAGAGAGCTTCGCAGAAATGGGTTTTCCCATAATAAAAGGCGGTTTCCTTGAAGGTAAGCTCGTGACCAGGGAAGAAATAAACAGAATTGCGGATCTTCCGCCAAAAGAAGCTCTTCTCGGACAACTCGCCGGTACTCTGGCGGCTCCAATAACTGGATTCATGTTCGTAGGCAATAACATATTGTCAGGTTTTCTGAGGATTTTAAGTTCAATAAAAGACAGCAAAGAAAAATAAGAAAACAAAATAGGGAGGTATTCGATGTCTGAGGCTACCAAGCAAATATTGGAACTTGTTAAAGGTTTGACGGTTATGGAACTGTCTGAACTTATAAAAGAAATGGAAACAGTGTTCGGTGTTTCAGCCGCGGCTCCTGTCGTTCAGATGGCGGCGGGCGCCGGTCCTTCCCAGGCCGCTGAAGAGCAGGAAGAAAAAACGGAATTTGACGTAATACTGAAAGAATACGGCGATAAAAAAATCCCTGTGATCAAGGAAGTTAGAGCGATAACGGGCCTGGGACTTAAAGAAGCAAAGGACCTTGTAGAAGGCGTCCCCGCAAAAATTAAAGAACAGGTTTCGAAGAAAGAGGCTGAAGAAATGAAGAAACAACTCGAAAGCGCAGGAGCTGTCATAGAAATAAAGTAATAGAGTCATAATAATTCTGAATGACTTGATGTTACTTGTTCGGATGTCGGGAAATGTCTCAGGGACTTTGATTCCCTGAGATGTTTCTTTCTTTTAAATCTGTCTTTCTTTATTTTTCATGGAGGTAAAATTGACAAAAGGTGAAAGAGTAAACTACGGTAAATTGACTTCACCTTTGCCTATACCTGACCTTCTCGATGTTCAGAAAGAATCTTTCGCGAAATTTATTCAGAAAAACGTGCCCCAGAGCAAGAGAAAAAAAACAGGGCTTCAGGCTGTTTTGGAAGAATTCTTTCCCATCGAGGATCAGCAGGGCAGATGCGAATTGAGATTCGTCAATTATGAAATAGAACCGCCAAAATACAATCCAGACGAATGTATTCGAAAAGGCAAGACGTATTCGGCTCCCTTGAAACTCAAACTGCAAATAGCCATAAAAGACAAGAAAAACGAAGCCATTGAGGAAATTCGCGAGCAGGACGTGTTCCTTTGCGATCTGCCCATGATGACAGAAAAGGCGAGTTTTATTATCAACGGAGTGGAAAGGGTTATAGTCTCTCAGCTCCACAGAAGTCCGGGTGTGTTTTTTAATGTCGAATACCATCACACGGGAAAAATGCTTATTGTCGCCCAGATAATTCCTCAAAAAGGAACGTGGATAGACATCAATCTGGATCACAATGAGATTTTGAACATAAGTCTTGACAGGAGAAGGCATTTTCCTCTGACGATCTGGCTTCAGGCAATAGGACTTGGCGATCCCGGTCAAATTTTGGAGCGTTTTTTCGGATCAGAAACGGTAAAAATCTCGAATTTCACAGGTAAACAAGCCGAGAAATTGATCGGGAGAGTTACTGTCGAAGACATAACAGATCCAAATTCGGGAGAAGTTGTCCTTTTTTCAGGTTCCGAACTCACTTCCGGTTCACTGGACATGCTTAATCTTTTCGGTAAAAAAGAGTTGCTGCTGGTTAAGGACGATAACATTCCCGCCCTCGAAGTCATGAAAAAAACATTTGCAAAAGTCAAAAAGAGACTGTCTAAAGAAGAATCGGCTGAATATATTTTTAAATTTCAAAGAGGCACTGATCCGGTTAATCCTGAAGCCGCAATCGATTACATAAACAGCATGTATTTCTCTCCCAAAAGATACAACCTCGGGGCAGTAGGAAGAAAGATGATGAAGGACAAACTCGGAAAAACACCGAATGAAGAAACGCTTTCTCTTTGCTCGGAAGATTTCGTCCACATAATGGATTATCTGTTCGGATTGCTCGACAAAAACAAGGGACTCGACGTAGACGACATAGATCATCTGGGAAACAGACAGGTCAGAAGGGTAGGAGAGTTGCTCGCCGATCAGTTCAACACTGCCATGATAAGGGTAGTAAAAGGAGTCAAAGACAGATTCATTCTCGAAAGCGATCCGAAAAAAATAGTTCCGCAGATGCTTGTCAACTCGAGATATGTGACGAGCACTCTCATGGCTTTTTTTGGCCTCAGTCAGCTGTCGCAATACATGGAGCAGACAAACCCGCTTGCTGAAATGACACACAAGAGGAGGCTGAGCGCATTGGGGCCGGATGGGCTTACCAGAGATACTGCCGGATTTGAGGTAAGAGATGTCCATCATTCACATTACGGAAGACTCTGCCCTATAGAGACTCCGGAAGGTCCCAACATAGGATTGATAACGTCTCTGGCGATATACTCAAAAATAAACGAATACGGCTTCATTGAGACTCCTTACAGAAAAGTTGAAAAAGGGAAACTGACTGACATAATAGAATATATGTCTCCGCATCCGGAAGACAAAAAGATCATAGCTCAAGCGAACGAACCGATTGATAACAACGGAAAATTGACAAATCATGAGCTCGTAACCAGATACATGGACGATTATCCTGTTGTGGCCAGAGATCAAGTTGATTACATGGACGCTTATCCGACTCAATTACTGAGCATTTCGGCCGCGCTAATACCTTTCATGGAGCACGACGAAGCCAACAGAGCTCTGATGGGATCGAATATGCAGAGGCAGGCGGTCCCCCTTATCAGACCGGAATCACCTCTTGTTGGAACCGGTTTGGAAAGAACGGTCGCAAAAGATTCGCAGACCGTATTGACAGCAAAAAGAAAAGGCGAAGTTGTTTTCGTGAATTCAGAGGAAATTAGAATTCAGCCGGATAAAACTTCCCTTCTGGTTTTCGGAGAAAAAGACCTCGACGTATATAAACTACAGAAATACAAAATGACCAATCAAAACTCTTCTGTAAATCAAAGACCCATAGTCAATGTAGGAGACAAAGTGAAAGAGGGTCAGGTCATAGCCGACAGCTCCTCTTCAGACGGCGGCGAACTTGCCCTCGGCAGAAACGTACTTGTAGCTCTAATGTCCTGGAGAGGCTACAATTTTGAAGACGCTATAATAATCAGTGAAAGACTCATAAAAGAGGATGTATTCACATCAGTAACCATTAATAAGTTCAACGTAGAAGTCAGGGAAACAAAGCTGGGTCCCGAGGAAATTACAAGAGAAGTTCCGAACGTCGGAGAGGATGCCACAAGAAACCTCGACGAAAACGGCGTAATCAGGATAGGAGCCGAAGTCGGTCCGGACGATATCCTTGTCGGAAAAGTCACTCCAAAGGGTGAAACCGAATTGACTCCGCAAGAGAAACTTTTAAAGGCTATTTTCGGTGAAAAAGCAGCCGATGTGAGGGATACGTCGCTGAGAGTTCCGCCGGGAGTTCAGGGAGTCGTCATAGACGTTCACCAACTGAGCCGCAAAACTCAATCAGCCAACGAAAAGAAAGCAAACGAAAAAAAGATCAGAGAAATCGAAGAGAACTACAACAAACGGATAGAGGAACATAAAAAACAGAGACTGGAAAAACTTGTTCAGCTTTTCGACGGAACTGTTCTGCCTGACGGCATTCTTGATATGCAGGGATCTGTCGTAATCCAGCGCGGCAAGAAGATCACTGCAAAAATGATCAAAGACACGGAATGGGACGAAATAGCAGTTCCTGATTCAGCCAAGGGAGACATGTTGACTCTCTCTAAAATACTCACTGAGTCCAATAACATAATAGAAGAGTTCGAAAGGCTGAGAAACAACGAAGTCGAAGTACTAAGACAAGGTGACGATCTACCTCACGGATTATTGAAAAGAATAGACGTCTACGTGGCAGAAAAAAGGAAGCTGTCTGTAGGAGACAAAATGTCAGGAAGACACGGTAATAAAGGCGTAGTATCCATAATTGTCCCGGAAGAGGACATGCCCTATATGGAAGACGGAACACCCGTGGACGTAATACTCAATCCTCTCGGCGTTCCGTCCCGAATGAACATAGGACAGGTTCTCGAAACGCATTTGGGATGGGCGGCTAAAAAACTTAACATAAAAATCGCGACGCCGGTATTTGACGGAATTTCAGTAAAAGAAATCGAGGGTCTTCTGGAAAAAGCCGAACTTCCAAAATCCGGAAAAGTCGCACTGCACGACGGTATTTCGGGTCAGGTTATTGACGGCGAAATCACAGTCGGATACATGTATATGCTGAAACTGGGGCACATGGTAGACGACAAAATCCATGCCAGAAGCATCGGTCCGTACTCGATGATCACACAGCAACCGCTCGGGGGAAAGGCTCATTTCGGAGGGCAGAGATTCGGAGAAATGGAAGTGTGGGCGCTCGAAGCATACGGAGCCGCTTACACTCTTCAGGAAATGCTGACTGTTAAATCCGATGACATAAGCGGCAGAACTAAAATGTATGAAAGCATAATAAAGGGTGATAATCCGCCCGAACCCGGATTGCCGGCATCTTTCAATGTTCTCGTAAAAGAGCTGAACGGACTTTGCATGAACGTTGAAATTGAAAAAGGCAAATCAAAATCGAAACAGAACAAAAAGTAGTTTTATCTCTTGAGGAGGTAAATTGAAATACAACTATTTTTCAAGATCGCAGAAGGACCAGAACGCAGACCTAAGTATAGATTTGCTGAAATTGAGTGTTGCCTCGCCTACTGTTATTCGTGACTGGTCTAACGGCGAAGTCATAAATTCCGAGACAATAAATTACAGGACGCAAAAACCCGAGCCGGGCGGACTCTTTTGCGAAAAAATATTCGGACCCGTTAAGGATTTTGAATGTAACTGCGGAAAATACAAACACGTAAGATACAGAGGCGTTGTCTGCGAAAGATGCGGAGTGGAAGTTACGAGCTCGAAAAGCAGAAGAGAGAGGATGGGACACATCGAACTCGCGGTACCCGTTGCGCATATATGGTTTTATAAAGTGACACCGAGCAGAATAGCTCTTCTTTTGAACATGACGCAGGACATGCTTCAGAGAGTATTGTTTTACGAAGCCTACATTGTTTTAAACCCGGGAAATCTCGGCGATGACAATCCGTACGCTGTCAAAAAAGGAGGCTTTCTTTCAGAAGAACAAAAAAGCGAGATTGAAGAAAAAGTTGAAGAAGGCCTCTTCAAAAGCCTGAAGCTCGGAATAGGAGGAGAAGGAATCAGAGAAGCTCTGCAGGACCTGGACCTTGAAAAACTGACGGCAGATCTGAGATCCAGAATTAAAATAGAAAAATCCGAAGACGCCAAAACCAAGATGCTGAAAAGACTGAAAGTTGTTGAAGCTTTTCGGAATTCAAGCAATCATCCTGAAGACATGATCCTGACTGTAATCCCTGTGATTCCTCCTGAATTGAGACCTCTCGTAGCTCTCGACGGGGGAAGATTCGCATCAAGCGATTTGAACGATCTTTACCGGCGGGTGATCTCGAGGAATAACAGGCTGAAAAGTCTCATAAACATAAAAGCTCCCGATATAATTATAAGAAATGAAATGAGAATGCTTCAAGACGCCGTGGATGCTCTTTTTGACAATTCGAGGAGAGCGAAGAACGTCAGGGGGAAAGGCAATAAACCGCTAAGATCTCTTGCGGACGTGCTGAAAGGAAAGCAAGGCAGGTTCAGATCAAATCTTCTCGGAAAAAGGGTTGACTACTCGGGAAGATCAGTAATAGTTGTCGGCCCGAAGCTCAAAATCCATCAATGCGGGCTTCCGAAAGAGATAGCACTCGAACTTTACAAACCGTTCATAATCCGGAAACTGGAGGAGAGAGGACACGCTCAATCAATAAAAGGAGCGGAGAGACTCCTGGAAAAGGGG belongs to candidate division WOR-3 bacterium and includes:
- the rplL gene encoding 50S ribosomal protein L7/L12; the protein is MSEATKQILELVKGLTVMELSELIKEMETVFGVSAAAPVVQMAAGAGPSQAAEEQEEKTEFDVILKEYGDKKIPVIKEVRAITGLGLKEAKDLVEGVPAKIKEQVSKKEAEEMKKQLESAGAVIEIK
- the rpmG gene encoding 50S ribosomal protein L33, with protein sequence MPREIIVLACGQCKRRNYTTKKNKKKHTGRVEFKKFCSFCNKRVGHKETK
- the rplK gene encoding 50S ribosomal protein L11 → MAKAKKKQIQAVIKLQIPAGQATPAPPLGPALGQAGVNIPEFIKTFNARTGGQDPLPLPTVITVYKDKTFSFEVKSPPVAVLLKKSVKIAKGSGEPNKIKVATVSAKDVRAIAEKKHQDMTAGSVEKAMSMVRGTARSMGILVEEG
- the rpoB gene encoding DNA-directed RNA polymerase subunit beta, which translates into the protein MEVKLTKGERVNYGKLTSPLPIPDLLDVQKESFAKFIQKNVPQSKRKKTGLQAVLEEFFPIEDQQGRCELRFVNYEIEPPKYNPDECIRKGKTYSAPLKLKLQIAIKDKKNEAIEEIREQDVFLCDLPMMTEKASFIINGVERVIVSQLHRSPGVFFNVEYHHTGKMLIVAQIIPQKGTWIDINLDHNEILNISLDRRRHFPLTIWLQAIGLGDPGQILERFFGSETVKISNFTGKQAEKLIGRVTVEDITDPNSGEVVLFSGSELTSGSLDMLNLFGKKELLLVKDDNIPALEVMKKTFAKVKKRLSKEESAEYIFKFQRGTDPVNPEAAIDYINSMYFSPKRYNLGAVGRKMMKDKLGKTPNEETLSLCSEDFVHIMDYLFGLLDKNKGLDVDDIDHLGNRQVRRVGELLADQFNTAMIRVVKGVKDRFILESDPKKIVPQMLVNSRYVTSTLMAFFGLSQLSQYMEQTNPLAEMTHKRRLSALGPDGLTRDTAGFEVRDVHHSHYGRLCPIETPEGPNIGLITSLAIYSKINEYGFIETPYRKVEKGKLTDIIEYMSPHPEDKKIIAQANEPIDNNGKLTNHELVTRYMDDYPVVARDQVDYMDAYPTQLLSISAALIPFMEHDEANRALMGSNMQRQAVPLIRPESPLVGTGLERTVAKDSQTVLTAKRKGEVVFVNSEEIRIQPDKTSLLVFGEKDLDVYKLQKYKMTNQNSSVNQRPIVNVGDKVKEGQVIADSSSSDGGELALGRNVLVALMSWRGYNFEDAIIISERLIKEDVFTSVTINKFNVEVRETKLGPEEITREVPNVGEDATRNLDENGVIRIGAEVGPDDILVGKVTPKGETELTPQEKLLKAIFGEKAADVRDTSLRVPPGVQGVVIDVHQLSRKTQSANEKKANEKKIREIEENYNKRIEEHKKQRLEKLVQLFDGTVLPDGILDMQGSVVIQRGKKITAKMIKDTEWDEIAVPDSAKGDMLTLSKILTESNNIIEEFERLRNNEVEVLRQGDDLPHGLLKRIDVYVAEKRKLSVGDKMSGRHGNKGVVSIIVPEEDMPYMEDGTPVDVILNPLGVPSRMNIGQVLETHLGWAAKKLNIKIATPVFDGISVKEIEGLLEKAELPKSGKVALHDGISGQVIDGEITVGYMYMLKLGHMVDDKIHARSIGPYSMITQQPLGGKAHFGGQRFGEMEVWALEAYGAAYTLQEMLTVKSDDISGRTKMYESIIKGDNPPEPGLPASFNVLVKELNGLCMNVEIEKGKSKSKQNKK
- a CDS encoding KOW motif-containing protein; this encodes MDHEETSEDLKQDGSENAAEKPVEDLVEDAEAKWFTIHVYSGSEKKVEKMILEMVKENAEIGKNIHEVYTPIKKSSKVIRSSKSVKRVVKPKNLYPGYIFIRMRPEKEVISMISDLPNVISFLGGKNPIPLKGLEEGELKQLREEGDKIVKLTAPFAVNDSVKIVSGPFSDFIGVVENVNEEKQRLKVVVTIFGRSTPVEVDFIDAQPV
- a CDS encoding 50S ribosomal protein L10; this translates as MATKEKISQVQDLTKSIKEAKAIYISDYKGMTVAQMTSFRKKVRDAGLSFKVVKNTMTKIALNNSGYSGMDDLLTGPTAVAFSYKDPVMPAKIIKESFAEMGFPIIKGGFLEGKLVTREEINRIADLPPKEALLGQLAGTLAAPITGFMFVGNNILSGFLRILSSIKDSKEK
- the secE gene encoding preprotein translocase subunit SecE — encoded protein: MKAVLQIFKKMKNFLFESKQELGRVSWPSKQELWDSTMVVIFVSIMLAVFVGIFDRIFTTLVSLIVR
- a CDS encoding 50S ribosomal protein L1 translates to MKHGKRYDNLKKDHSSKEDFSLKEGVEKAKSMANAKFDETLEVSVKLGIDPRKSDQLVRGSVVLPHGTGKKVKVLVFAGTEKAQEAKDAGADYVGADEYIEKIQKENWLDFNAVVAVPQMMGKVGMLGKILGPRGLMPNPKLGTVTMNVKEVVEEIKKGRIEFKNDKSGNINVPVGKTSFSAENLFENVSEFFRELIKSKPSSVKGTYIKSVYLSPTMGPSVKINAADLIQPQR